A stretch of the Desulfobacter sp. genome encodes the following:
- a CDS encoding response regulator transcription factor, with the protein MAFAAMLSRQRTTPGRCPYINLPVQEKAVFPIHDNEGKLLSTIALDIDNTQNMSDLNSANQYIENLEKKLAHLSAIKEGLQDEANTQLPSPLSQREIQVLQLLACGTTNVEIAQSLNISPHTVKSHINHIFNKLAVNSRTQASVWATQNHFV; encoded by the coding sequence ATGGCCTTTGCCGCCATGCTCAGCAGACAGCGGACCACGCCTGGACGCTGTCCGTATATCAACCTGCCGGTCCAGGAAAAAGCCGTTTTCCCCATCCATGATAATGAGGGCAAACTGCTTTCCACCATTGCTTTGGATATCGATAACACTCAGAATATGTCTGATTTAAATTCAGCCAATCAATATATTGAAAACCTGGAAAAAAAGTTAGCGCATTTATCCGCCATAAAAGAGGGGCTGCAAGATGAGGCCAACACGCAATTGCCCTCACCTTTAAGCCAAAGGGAAATCCAGGTGCTTCAACTCCTTGCCTGCGGCACCACCAATGTGGAAATTGCCCAATCCCTGAATATCAGTCCCCATACGGTAAAAAGCCATATCAACCATATTTTTAATAAACTGGCGGTGAACAGCCGGACCCAGGCCTCTGTCTGGGCCACCCAGAATCATTTTGTATGA